GCCAAGCTTTGACGCCACCGTATCTCTGCTCTGTATGCATGTAAACAGAACAGCGGCGGCAAGTAGAAACTTCTTTCCAAAAACATGAAGATACTTTGATATATGCATGGGTGGCTcatttaaatatttatttaatcGCAAAAGATACGCCAGCCAACACAATATTTGATTTTTTTCTGGTGGAATTAGAAAGCGGTGCAAGCTCGATATTTGCATGTGTGAAGCAACCTGATTACGAATGGACGGGGGAGATCGACCGGCAACCCCTATAAATACCCCTGTACCTTGGCCAGGTACAAGGCGCACACCACCACCAAAGCCTCAAGCTGCAAGCAACAGATACATCCTCCACCATAAGCTCTAAGGTTCATAGCTACTTTCCTTCCTCTGTTTCTGCCTTCTTCATTTTTCTCTCGATCGCCATGCATCTTCTACTAGTTGCATGCACGCAAgattgatcaagatttgctagagGCGATATACATGTGAAACTAGTGCACCTTGACAGGTTTTGATCTATGCAGCACAGTTTTTGGTTGTTGTTGGCAGCTATGTATATGCATCCATTTTTGCCATTTCTTTTCTTGCGTTCTTTGCTTTTTCGTGCTGTTTTCGGTGCTACATGTGGCAAAAAGAAAACATGGAAATTATCCATCCATGTCCATGTACTGTGCAGCTCTCTGTTACATATGTTGCCATCCAAAGTACACCATAGGCTCACATAACCTATGTTCTTTTGTTCCTTTTCTCTTTCCATTTTCCTTTTCCAAAGTATCTAtgtctttcctttttctcttaTTCTTGATGTTTCTTTTGTCCTCATAGGCTTACATATGCAATCTACAATTTTCTTTTTCTTGTGCCCTCATTTTATAAATTACTAGATACCAATTAAGAAAGTCTTCTTGTTGCACTGGTGGTTGTTAGCAGAAGCCATGCATATGGATCTAACAtgatgttgcagattttttttctGTGTGGAGAAATTATCCATCCATGTGTGGAACAATCTCTGCCATTGTTGTCATCGATCCAAATTAATTCTTTGTGATTTTTTCTTCATGTTCTTTTATCCTCATATATGTAATCTAGGTGAAAGATCACCATCTCTTCCCCTCATAAAGGATTCAATAAACTAGTAAATAGAAATAATTTAAAAAGTGTACAGACCTCTGATCTCCGCTTaatctgcatgcatgcatgatttTGCAAAACAAATCTTTTACTATATATCATCTGAGATCAATGAAACGTGTGGATCAGAAACAACTAATCTCTTTATAAATTATGTTTTTTTGCAGTTCTTTTAGCTAGCTGATCATGACATCCTCCCTCAAGGCATTGCTTGTTGATGATATGGCAGTTGAACGCATGGTTGTCTCCTCCATGCTGCGCAACTTCCACTGCGAGATCACCCTGGCGAAGAATGGGAAAGAAGCTGTTGATATGTTTCTTGAGGGCAACGAGTTTGATATTGTTGTGTGTGATAAGGACATGCCCATAATGACCGGTCCCGAGGTACGTACTTTAGCTAATTTCCCATTTCTTTATCTTCCTTTTTTGCTTTGACGTAACACATATTGGATGGTCACCTCATCGACACAATATTTCCTGTACATGTTGCTTGACAGGCCATTGTGAAGATCCGTGCTATGGGAGCCACTGATGTGAAGATCGTCGGGGTTTCCGCTGATGATAACGCCATGGAGGCGTTCATGGGTGCCGGTGCTGATGATTTTGTGCCCAAACCAGTGAGGCCTGAGATTCTGCAGCCTATGGTCCAGGAGgtcatcaacaagaagaagaattAACGGTGGTCTACGGCAATCTTGCTTGCTTGATCCAGCCATCAAGAAAATGCTAAATGTTCTGCTAGCTCATGTCCGCACTATATTATAATTGTGGTGTTATCTTTAGTTTCGAGGTCATGTTAAAGGTCGGACGCCATTAGCAAGAAGAACAACAGAGTCTGCCAACAATTATATGCATGGGATTGATGTAATCTGTAGCACTTCCTGTTAATTTATGCTTCATGGTGTGGGACACGTGCCTGTATGTGTTCCTTTCCAGAGGAAAATTATTCTGCTACCAACAAGTGTTTGATAATTATTTTATTGGTTGGATTTCTTATATATGCGGTGTACACCAACGTATAAAGCTAACCAGTGGCCGCATGTAATGCTCTTTTTGTAAACATGGGAAAATATATACTATACCATTAATCACAAAAGATATGCCAGCAATCATTTGAATTTTCCGGTGGAAAATCACCAGCGTGATTTCAAATGGACTGTCAACTTTGAACATCGATCTGCCATGCATCAAGCAACCCTAGAGCTAGCTAGGCACATCCTCCACCACAAGCTCTAAGGTTCATTGTTGGTGAAGGCTCTTGGGAAATTGGTGCAGGACAGACCCACAATCTATATCATTGCTCATGAGTTTACCCAGATGAACGCCAGGTCAATGTTGTGAAAATTAGCAGAGAGGATTTTTCTTTTTGCGAATGAATTTTGTTTAGCAGAGAGGATAATGAGTCTCCTCATTCGTTAGCTCAGTTTGATGGTAGTTTGCTGGGTCAATTTATTTTCATGTGGCTCTTCCAACTTAATCAATAAAGGCCCGAGTTTTTTTAAAAGGCGGCCATCCAGCCTTATACCATTGTTTGGGCACCTTTCTTAAACTTACAAAAATACATGAAAAGGTTCTCACTTTACCCCGAGAGAAGATGGCGTATTATCTGTCTTTGATTTATAAAATGAAGTGGTTATCAACCTATGGTAGGAGATGATACTATATTGAATTTCTTATTTATGAACAATGAAAGATACATGTAGTAAAATGGCAATGATTGTCCCTCCTACACCGATAATGCTTTTCTGACCACTAAAAGTGTAACGATAAACAAATAAAGTGTTCAGGTGATTTCAAGTGTAACGATAATGTATTTACTAGATGCTATGTTAAATGTGTGTTCTTGACGATGACACAGTTTCACATTGTTAATATCCCTCCTTTGTAACCATAGCATTAATTCACCCACTGGTTATAAGGGCATATTTGGGACAGCTTCGCTCTCTAAAATTCAGCTCTGCTCTAGAAACCACAAGACAAATGAGGTAGCTTCATGATATGCCGCTCCGTAAAAACActaaaatctgaggtacaactcccTGTTTTTTGTGCAGCTCTTCAGGGGCTGCTCAAATAACTGCAGAAGCTGGAGTTGGGGGGAAATTACCCACCGCTGCCACTAGTAAGTGGATATTCTTTTATTTTCGCCACGTAATCCAGTCAAATAGATACTTTCCACCATATTTCCCATTCTTGAAGCCGGAGCTAGCTAGAAACTCATGTATGAAACTGCTTTTTGGTGGAGGTGCAACTCTTGTATGAAAATTCTCCAAAGTGGATTTGGTAGAGTGAAGCAGTCCCAAACAGAGCCTAAATATACACGGGACTTATGTTTAACCGTGGATGTATTTCTTGGCCATGGAAGTCACTTAAAATGGTAGGACTTGGGAAAAATCTTTATCTACTGTTCCAATGGGTGCTACTAATGCATGTGATGGTTCTGAAGATGAGTTTCGGAAAATGAAGATGAACTGAAGATGTTTTCTAAAAGGCATTGTGTGTGAGTGCTGACAGTTACACCTACCTTATATGGGACATGGCTAGACTTTGTAACTTGGTTGGTAGAGTCTGCAATAGGCGAATACCTTTTTCGCTGTGGCGAGAGTTGAAAGAACACATCTCTTGGGACATGCCATACTTCCATTGAGGTTGGTCATGATTGTCTCTCATCACTGGGCACAACGATGGTTCCTTCAAATGTTGTTATGAAGTAATAATAATGATGGCCTAATGGTCCCCATATGGGGAAATAAAGAATCAAATGTGGAAAATGTTGACCGTAAAGAGACAATGTATACATTTGAGTTAACTTAACCTAACTTGTCACTGTAAAGAAACAATATATACATTTGAGTATGCTGAACCATCGTATACCAGGTTTGTATGCTAAACCATTGTATACCAGGTTTGTATGCTGAACCATCGTATACATTTGTATGTAAGGTTAGTCTGCAGGTTTAACCGAACCTAACTTGTTACTGTAAAAAAGACTGAACCCAACTTGTTGTATGTTAGTTTACCATTTTCTCCACAAGCTGTGAAATTCAACGCAGATCCTGTTGCTTTACCTGAAACTACGGATCTGAGTTATGTGTTTAGTGTCCTCTGTTGATGCTTGCTTTGATAACATTACGTATATTTGATTCTTATGTTTTTAGCATCAGGTGAATTGCAGTCTTTGGTGATATCAGAATACCATGAACTTTCACTTGGAATGCAGGCGGACACGTCCATGATGTAAGCTAATCGCTGCTactttaagagagagagagagagagggggggggggggggggtggggggagagTATGAGGGCGGGGAGTTTACCATGACTTAATACTATTGCATGTATGCTTTCCGATAATAACAGAAGTGGAGGCGAGTTTGGATTGGTGATGCAGAGAGGCGGTGGGTAATGGGTGAAAGAAGAAAATGAGCAATTTAGTAGTTAAAGTAAGACAATGTTTTTTATAAAATCGTCACTGAACCACTACATTATGTATGCCCCAGTGCGCTTTAAATTTTCTCTTTCTGCAACATTACATATTCATTTGTTTATAAGAAAATATTAATCAAATATCTATATATTCAGCTTGATTTTGTTTATTAGGTTCTAGAAGGTTTTCCCCGGTACCCCAGAACATTTTGAATGTTTTCTCTTTAGGTTCTCGTGTTTAGCTAACGGCTCCCACTCTTGTTGAAGGGAAACTCAAGGTTCCAACTTCTTATGCTCTCTCTTTCATTTCGTTTATTAGAGCATAAAATTGGTAAATTTGATGACCCAAAAGCAGTTTTAGGTATAGGAGATAGAAAGTGAGGGAATCTTTTTTTCTCTTCTCTAACGGATACATAAATTTGTACCACGAATCAGGCATGTGCGCGCCAGGGAGGGAAGAGGAGATAAACATTGACAGTTTTCATGCTTTGGACGAACATTTCCATTCAGAGCTTTctttttcactagtagaaaaacgggctttcgttcgggcctggccagcctattagtcccggttcttatacgaaccgggaccaaagggtgcattcgtcctggttcgtgagcccaggtggcCAGCCGGGGCCTcgcgggctttggtcccggttcgtctggacccatttgtcccggttctaggaacgaaccaggaccaatgggccttgctcctggcccataaccattggtcccggttccagccacgaaccgggacaaatgatttgactatatatagcccatcgccagcgagcagagcactccaccctgctctgttttttgctggccggcgaggggagggcatttgggtgctctaccTCACCtactatgcacatgaggtgttcgatgaaatgtccgagccacactagttaatatttcttctctcgaaactcgacctccgagctccattatccctgagatttttctaggtttagcggtccgtcacgtcccgtctccgtcttcaccgccgtcgatcgcccgcgccgatctcgtcgctggcaccaccgtggtgagcctcttgttcttatcttctttctgaaagaaaaaaaattcttacttgagatagatacttgtctaattttcttacttttattattccttgttattatatagtgcgatggttctggtatccgcccccgtcggccctcgtcctgcctatgattcggatgtggtatatattatctttttataactatttggttcatttattgtttatgacaattatgccgaccaacgtgacatagattttatttatgtaggaggtggttgaaccggaaattccaaccgaccctattgtcgagaggttaaatttagtcgaagaagaaaacaattacttgaaggaaaaaataaaaaaattgaggaggagaagatgatattggagttgcatgttgcggatgtcgtcgatgatcacaagatcaagatggatgcaatgcggttgaagattagaaagattagaaaatatgccattcataccgaggcttggtatcattatgccgttggatcaattgttaccttagttgtgattatgatcgcatttgttgttacattgaaaggttttacatagtttcaatgtatggtttaactaaatgctctggagagctatatgttgttcaatttgaactatgtatgtactttggttttaatttgatgatgaactactattaatttggtcacttatctatccatgttcatttgtagtgcttttcaatttcagggtcttatagctgaagaaatcagtaaatgcatgaaccaaatgaagtcagaaagggttgaaaattgatgatgtggctttgaatggtgcattttgaacatagaaaagtatggagttcaaataagttcaaaaaaatgaaatcctcttgtaacagacgagtttccgtatgaaaccctgatacttcgaaagagactgtccgttttgtacacgaagtgcatccagtttttgccgtaagcctttctactttcttgcacatgctatgtgggtgaaatgatgataccatgccaacttttaaccttttcagagttcatttgaaatgtttttcaatttcagggtcttatagctgaaaaaaaaatcagtaaatggatgaaaaataacaaatgaagtcagaaagggttgaaaattgatgatgtggctttgaatggtgcattttggacatagaaaaacaatggacttcaaataagttcaaaaaaagaaatccttttgtaacagacgagtttccgtacgaaaccctgattcttcgaaagagattgtccgtattgtacacgaagtgcatccagttttctccGTAAGCCTctccactttcttgcacatgctatctgggtgaaatgatgataccatgccaacttttaaccttttcagagttcatttgtagtgcttttcaatttcagggtcttatagctggaaaaaatcaataaatgcatgaaaataacaaatgaagtcagaaaggcttgaaaattgatgatgtggctttgaatggtgcattttgaacatagaaaaactatggagttcaaataagttcaaaaaaatgaaatccttttgaaacagacgagtttccgtatgaaaccctgattcttcgaaagagattatccgttttgtacacgaagtgcatccaattttttccgtaagcctctctactttcttgcacatgctatgtgggtgaaatgatgataccatgccaacttttaaccttttcagagttcatttgaaatgcttttcaatttcagtgtcttatagctgaaaaaatcagtaaatgcatgaaaaataacaaatgaaatcagaaagggttgaaaattgatgatgtggcttttaatggtgaattttgaacatagaaaaactatggagttcaaataagtttagaaaaaataaaatcctttgtaacagacgagttttcgtatgaaaccctgaattttcgaaagagattgtccgttttgtacatgaagtgcatccagtttttgccgtaa
This DNA window, taken from Triticum aestivum cultivar Chinese Spring chromosome 1D, IWGSC CS RefSeq v2.1, whole genome shotgun sequence, encodes the following:
- the LOC123179739 gene encoding two-component response regulator ORR42-like gives rise to the protein MTSSLKALLVDDMAVERMVVSSMLRNFHCEITLAKNGKEAVDMFLEGNEFDIVVCDKDMPIMTGPEAIVKIRAMGATDVKIVGVSADDNAMEAFMGAGADDFVPKPVRPEILQPMVQEVINKKKN